The Toxorhynchites rutilus septentrionalis strain SRP chromosome 1, ASM2978413v1, whole genome shotgun sequence genome contains the following window.
tcataatcgagtaattttgtatcgaataatttaaaatcaaaatatgaatacatcgaataattgtcactgtaatcgcgattaatgaaaaaaggaatCTTTCTcgaggttaatgcatttttaagttaagaattaggctatacaattttttttatccaacatttttttatccaaccatgtaacatcgacaaccccatagaccacgcgaccagaaagacaacgtgatacgtgattattataagggtgggtttagactagggatatattcatgtgaagaaatatgatgagatttatagaaatcgcatcaaccgtttacactagcgtgaacttctataatgaatatattcatatcttcggtgaatttattcacctgaagtagaactgcatccaactttagtgatttctcaccagtgagaaattcacaagcgtttccatatgctgaatttattcaagttatatatacctcgaataagtgtatcatatttattctcacccgtttacacctattttcacgtgaataaatccatctatagctatagatctccctaatgtaaacccgccataagaaataaatattcgctcgatgaatcgaatattgaagacaattgttcgaatgaatcgaatattgaaaaacgattaatcgataatcgaataaatgaaaaatttagacatcactacgcGCAATGAcggtagctttccaacgaatgtctggaaattggattccctggaataataatcaagttacgccatctgttgtaaaaccgaagaaacttaccggtacacctaatagtttTATGGCGAGTTTacactagggagatctatagctatagatggatttattcacctggaaataggtgtaaacggatgagaataaatatgatacacttattcgaggtatatataacttgaataaattcagcatatgtaaacgcttgtgaatttctcacttgtgagaaatcactaaagttggatgcagttctacttcaggtgaataaattcaccgaaaatatgaatatattcattatagaagttcacgctagtgtaaacggtcgatgcgatttctataaatctcatcatatttcttcacatgaatatatcactagtctaaacccacccttagttaAGCATCTCCAACTCAAGACGCGTGGAAGTATaccctaaggtgggccaacttgctaaaaccactcttcagccatcttggaaatctactgtgttttgtttgtaaacaaaacacaatacgcttgtgccggagctcgctcgtgatcagtctgtctctttcacgcttcaaggaaataattccccttctgctttcttccgtactgttttcatataccgctcccctagccaacttagtgacgaaacggcctcacctagtaccatagacccgtcttgctccAACTCAGCTtcaacaaaacatcatcattttactttctgcgccatctggttgtaaatgtaacgtaaattcgtcaattggcgaatttacgttggatttataaccagatggcgcagcgagtgaaatgatgatgttttgtttttttggtatgaaattgacgaatttacgttggatttacaaccagatggcgcagcgagtataatgaggatgttttgttttttttggtatgaaattcgttcaaattttcttgaaaaatcagaatttatcttcaaatttcccggtttcatgtattctttccacgctgaaaaggttagaaaatcatcattttacaatgtgctatgtatattactatgtacttaaattgtttccaactAAGTagacgatgaatagggtgttttgggCTAAAAATACTGTAAattcttctcgtatcggccccttcataatcaatgatatcagccaatttcatatgatatcgatttcatcgcaattatccatagtatcaataaccggtatgcgttatcaaacataaaattttcgaagattatgactttggtcaaatcgcgtgttgaaaccatcgtaaatatacaaaactccaacttccttaccatatactgacgacattcaatggctgaaatgaatctaaattgaaataaaattaataatcaccacccaatgtcctggaaaaaaggtaatgaagatggtcgaatttcgagcgacatagcatgcgctgccataactatttcgcaaatagtgacgtcagtcgttgtgtttatctttgattgcccaccgcatccatgtgaaaatgctattttcaggaagtaatttatcaatgaaaaacgtaCATTTGTGTAGAGCTCCAGCTGAATTTGAGGCTAATATGATAGCGtaaagtgaatatttgtgaaatcacttcgaaaaagacggattaaagtgatatttccatgtgccattttcacttccccacgttcatagaatcaaacgaagtttcattattttatcgttatgaagttgatgtttcgaaggctctcagtgtcggtgtgtatgttgtgagataataatcgccagcTAATCAGAATTTCACCGAAagtgttactgctttcgagaactaagcattcGACTGctttctggacctttttaccacatgaataatcgaaataagccacgatataattgtcacctgttagaaaacaaccagttgaatgatttcatgagaattttggctcaaattatcatgcaaccgtgagtactttcaacattgttttgtttcttccatatacattccatatagaacgcaaataattacgacacgatattttgcttgccaatacagatacacttcgcctactgctccacctctatatgtacctcattgatcaccaccgaatcttgcttttcagtgcgtaaaataaacaaacaccctcacttttgtggttctgagctctaatgtagatgtcgcatgagctgattcagctttgcgtaaattcgtcaattcgttcaaatattttagaaaaatcagaatttattttcaaatttcccggtttcacgtaTTCGAAACTATACGATACgaagtttgatacgaagaagttaattttcattaaggatttttattcgaaaagtgctcattctacctgaaaactcattattatcttcgacacttcactaattcgtaaaacgtagttcagtggcgtgccgtttatttcgtttccaccgtgttCGAGAatccaggggttagacatcaaattAATATAGGctatccaaaatcaaaatcaatatggcgtcatttgtttaccaacatatcatttacgaggattgaaaacgaaaaatgcgctgctttattctaactgcatgagcgatttttatatttcgatttcacatggaggtgttcacatttaacatggagtttaaagttagtcactattcgactatataatcggaccgagttgtaaacaacagtaattgatagaaccaaaatgtcagtgaaccgctgcaatattgggtacactggcaatatgagggatttcacgttttagtcgtacccctgcgAGAATCAGACCCCCTATATTGATGTTCACTACTGACATCTATCAGTCGTTATCAACTTTGATTGGAAATGCTCCAAGTCTACCAAAAGTAACTGATCGATAATACCTCGTAAAATAACGGCAATAGGGCAACTTGCGACGAAAACTATCAATGGCTCATTTTCAGCGTTTATATTTCCGACGAAGAAAGTATGTGGTTTTGACTTGGATAACGTTTCTTAACGTTCTCGTTCAATATAATCTCTACCGCGATTCCATCCCATCGGATGGATATAATCATAATCGTTCGAGAATCGAAAATCGACGCCAATCCACCACATACTGTAGACTAGGGTTCTTACAAACTAATGTTCACCTCAATACGCACATCCTAACCGAAGAATATTTAACGCACACACCATGTCTTCACCAAATTCCACCAAGAAAAGATTGACCCAACATCAGCAATGTCACTTTCTGTATTTTAAACAAAATGTTCCCGTCATAAAATATGCGTACGTTTTTGTTACGTGGTTCTGTTTTTCCCTCTCAAGCGCTCGCTAGCAGAAAGAAAATTTGATGTTGTAAAGCTAATCCCACGgtttgtttgtgtgtgtgtgtgggtgtgtgtgtgtgatgtttccctttttttcagTAGAAGCGTTTTCTAGCGTTCTCCTGGTGCCTCTGGTAGAACATAATTCCAATAACGACCAGCACCACCACTATCAGCATGGACAGCAGGATGAGGAAGAAGATTTTCACGTTCGATGAGCCGCCCTGCTTCGGATCATCTTTATGTTCGCGAGGCGCATCAAAAGTGGCCGCTGATGGAATAATGCGACTGCGATCTTCCGCCAAAAGCGCCGGCGCTTCCAGTTCGTAGAACTTGATTGCCAGCACGTCATGGTTATCGGACAAATCGCCGGTCGTTGCTGATACACCAAAATGGTAGCCCGTAGGCAATTTGACACCGGAAACTTGCAAACATTGCTTCCATGTGTTCTTGTTCTCCAAATCGGTGGATACTGTAACAGGGTGGTATGTTGAGAAAGTGGTTTATTTTCAGGTTTATTGGATTACCTGTCAGCACATCATTTTCGTATCGGATGCTGACGAGAGTATCAAAGTCTACGTTTCTGAACTTAGCCTCGCAACCAGACAATTGCGTATGTGTTCCATCTAGATCATGATCATAGGATAGACTACCATTGTTCACCATGGCACTAATGTATGGATGTTGATGCTGCAATACAGATATGAACATAATCCCATCATAATAACCtgtatatcatattttcttacaTTGTGTGGCCCGTTATGGTTGCTGTATGTATCGAGAATAACTGCTAAACCTTGAAAATGGTCCCGACTTCCAAACACTGGTCCCATCTCTAGCCGATCCTTGGCATACCAAATGGCCATTCCATCGCCATACAGATCCTTGCCTTTACCGTGTACTTTGAAACTTATCTGTATCTCCCAATTGATCGAATTACAGGGCTAAGGCGAAACAGAGGTGCGCAACACAAAGCGATTAATAAACACGTTTTATCATATAATCAATAAAGAGTTTCTTTGTTGCTCCGACAGCCATAAGGCATCTGTATTATCACAGTTGGAGGATGACGTATTTATTCAACATACCAATTGATTCCAAATAGATCCACTCTTGGATTGAGAGTCGGGCGTAAGCCGGACGTAACTATTCGTCACAAAGGTGGATCCTATGAAATTCCAATAAGGAATAGTCATCCCTGAGCCTGAAAAACATTAACAAAACGAATCACTTTCACTCTGAATCGATCAGCGAActgcaagaaaaaaataacaccggaatacttttttttaaactcacCCTGAAATGGTTTGATGAGGGAATGCTCTCGCTTCATATAATCGTTAGGTTCATTTTGTTGGCAACTATAATGCACACCGAAGCTCAGCAGAATGAGCAACCCGGCAGTTACGGTTTGGTGATTTACGCCGCTCGGGAACATTCTCCTCTGTGTCGTCTTGCTTTTTATTCACCTGCAAGCTTTCCTCTCTATATCTACAAAACCGAACTACAATGTACAACGCGACCTCTTCGCTGGTCCTCGTCTTTATCATTCACGGGTGTTACAAATAGCTCATCTGTATCGAGAGCAATCACTTTTCACTAAACACCTTTAACACAAGAAAGATTCTACAAACGATCCGATAATGGATTGCGCTTACTATTCTGCTTTGGATGAGTTTGCTTTCGACCTTTCGACTGATACAATCATGACAGCTGGATAGCCAGTGCTGCCATCGATTGATTGGCTGAATTCAGTGTGATACACGGGTGGTGTAGATGGAGTAGTGAGTTAAGTGCTGTGATTTCACAACTCAATAGTCCCCTCCCATTCCATGACGTCAGAACGTCGTGCAAGTCACAGTTCTCCAGAAGGCGAATTGACGAATtaacgcaaagctgaatcagctcatgcgacatctacattataGTTCAGAACCAcattgtaacttttttttttcaactgagtaaacgatgaataaggtgttttgcgctaaaaatactgcaaatccttcttgtatcggcccctacataatcaatgatatcagccaatttgatatgataccgatttcatcgcaattatccatagtatcaataacagGTATGCACTATcacacttaaaattttcgaagattatctatgactttggtcaaatcgcgtgttgaaaccatggtaaatatacaaaactccaactttcttaccatatactgacgacattcaatggctgaaatgaatctaaattgaaataaaatgaataatcaccaccgaatcttgcttttaaatgcgtaaaataaacaaacaccctcacttttgtggttctgagctctaatgtagatgtcgcatgagctgattcagctttgcgtaaattcgtcaattgcgaTGATATCAATatcattgacgaatttacgcaaagctgaatcagctcacgcgacatctacattagagctcagaaccacaaaagtgagggtgtttgtttattttacgcacttaaaagcaagattcggtggtgattattcattttatttcaatttagattcatttcagccattgaatgtcgtcagtatatggtaggaaagttggagttttgtatatttaccatggtttcaacacgcgatttgaccaaagtcatagataatcttcgaaaattttaagtttgataatgcatacctgttattgatactatggataattgcgatgaaatcggtatcatatcaaattggctgatatcattgattatgtaggggccgatacgagaagaatTTACAGCATTTTTAGCCCAAAACactctattcatcgtttacttagttgaaaaaaattaaagttacaatacttaaaacaagccattcctcgtaatacacacagcacattgtaaaatgatgattttctaaccttttcagcgtggaaagaatacatgaaaccgggaaatttgaagataaattctgatttttctagaaaatttgaacgaatttcatatcaaaaaaacaaaacatcctcattttactcgctgcgctatctggttgtaaatccaacgtaaattcgtcaattggctgATATCTTTGATTATGtgggggccgatacgagaaggatttgcagtatttttagtgcaaaacaccctattcatcgtttacttagttgaaaaaaattaaagttacaatacttataacaagccattcctcgtaatatgcatagcacattgtaaaatgatgattttctaaccttttcagcgtggaaagtatacatgaaaccgggaaatttgaagataaattctgatttttctagaaaatttgaacgaatttcataccaaaaaacaaaacatcctcattttgctcgctgcgccatctggttgtaaatccaacataaattcgtcaattgataTCAACATCGGTGAATCCAAAACATATCGTTACTAATAAGGCTATCAATTCTattaagaaaacatgtaatagaaaattgaaacaaacttgaaattagATTTAAGCGCAAAGTATAGGATTCTCTTCATTTTCTTCTAAAAACTGGAGAAACGCCCACGTGGACAATAGtgggaggggtataaggaatgtccacgcttgtccacggagggggaggggggtgtctaaaatcatgctttttctgtccacgtggtatgtggacatccCCGTACTGGATGGCATGATTGAACGCTCCTGTCTTCTTCTCCTCGA
Protein-coding sequences here:
- the LOC129771623 gene encoding vesicular integral-membrane protein VIP36, encoding MFPSGVNHQTVTAGLLILLSFGVHYSCQQNEPNDYMKREHSLIKPFQGSGMTIPYWNFIGSTFVTNSYVRLTPDSQSKSGSIWNQLPCNSINWEIQISFKVHGKGKDLYGDGMAIWYAKDRLEMGPVFGSRDHFQGLAVILDTYSNHNGPHNHQHPYISAMVNNGSLSYDHDLDGTHTQLSGCEAKFRNVDFDTLVSIRYENDVLTVSTDLENKNTWKQCLQVSGVKLPTGYHFGVSATTGDLSDNHDVLAIKFYELEAPALLAEDRSRIIPSAATFDAPREHKDDPKQGGSSNVKIFFLILLSMLIVVVLVVIGIMFYQRHQENARKRFY